The Burkholderia ubonensis genome has a window encoding:
- the phnT gene encoding 2-aminoethylphosphonate ABC transport system ATP-binding subunit PhnT — translation MKPVDTAMTHPGAFGAAEPHATLRSGAPGGVQIEHLSVRYGARTVLDDLTLSIGAGEFLTVLGKSGCGKTTLLRFIAGFVKADGLTGTLTVAGRDLTYAPPHKRNLGLLFQNYALFPHLSVFENVAFGLRARRMPSAEVTRRVADALKLVQLGDAGHHLPAQLSGGMQQRVALARALVIEPDVLLLDEPLSALDANLRASVRSELKALHERLPNLTVVCVTHDRDDALVLSDRALLMRDGHVAQLGTPQQLYDTPRNGYVARYLGPANLLPPRVIFPLGDPRHDVRDRVACVRPEQLTVRPLAAGGLHGTVASVEWQGAELSIAVVVDAAPDEPVRVTMQRGRGAAPERGARVSLHCEADDVVLIEP, via the coding sequence ATGAAACCGGTGGATACCGCCATGACCCATCCCGGCGCATTCGGCGCCGCCGAGCCGCATGCGACGCTGCGGTCCGGCGCGCCGGGCGGCGTGCAGATCGAGCACCTGAGCGTGCGCTACGGCGCGCGCACGGTGCTGGACGATCTGACGCTGTCGATCGGCGCCGGCGAATTTCTGACCGTGCTCGGCAAGAGCGGCTGCGGCAAGACCACGCTGCTGCGCTTCATCGCCGGGTTCGTGAAGGCCGACGGCCTGACCGGCACGTTGACCGTCGCCGGGCGCGACCTGACCTATGCGCCGCCGCACAAGCGCAACCTCGGTCTGCTGTTCCAGAACTACGCGCTGTTCCCGCACCTGTCGGTGTTCGAGAACGTCGCATTCGGCCTGCGCGCGCGACGGATGCCGTCGGCCGAGGTGACGCGCCGCGTCGCCGACGCGCTGAAGCTCGTCCAGCTCGGCGACGCCGGCCACCACCTGCCGGCGCAACTGTCGGGCGGCATGCAGCAGCGCGTTGCGCTCGCCCGCGCGCTCGTGATCGAGCCCGACGTGCTGCTGCTCGACGAGCCGCTGTCCGCGCTCGACGCGAACCTGCGCGCGTCGGTGCGCAGCGAGCTGAAGGCGCTGCACGAGCGCCTGCCGAACCTGACCGTCGTGTGCGTGACGCACGACCGCGACGACGCGCTGGTGCTGTCCGACCGCGCGCTGCTGATGCGCGACGGCCACGTCGCGCAGCTCGGCACGCCGCAGCAGCTTTACGACACGCCGCGCAACGGCTACGTCGCGCGCTACCTGGGCCCGGCGAACCTGCTGCCGCCGCGCGTGATCTTCCCGCTCGGCGATCCACGCCACGACGTGCGCGACAGGGTCGCATGCGTGCGTCCCGAGCAATTGACCGTCCGGCCGCTTGCGGCGGGCGGGCTGCACGGCACGGTTGCATCGGTCGAATGGCAGGGCGCGGAGCTGTCGATCGCGGTCGTGGTCGACGCGGCGCCGGACGAGCCGGTGCGCGTGACGATGCAGCGCGGCCGCGGCGCGGCGCCCGAGCGCGGCGCGCGTGTTTCCCTGCATTGCGAGGCAGACGATGTCGTCCTTATCGAGCCCTGA
- the phnS gene encoding 2-aminoethylphosphonate ABC transporter substrate-binding protein: MTLQNSSRAAAGAFRKLALAACAAGLLQGAALSAHAANAVVLYTADGLENLYRDVLPAFEKKEGVKVNIVTAGSGEVVNRANIEKNSPKADVIVTLPPFIQQAGQMGLLQPYQSVNYKNVPAIAKAEDGSWATFVNNYFSFAINPEVVKQQPKTFADLLSPNYAGKVAYSNPATAGDGMAVLILTTTLMGEDKAFDYLAKLSQSVKFHTKGTGYLNVLLSRNEISFANGDLQMDLDDAEHGGLSIKPIFLAAKDGDQPTTFQLPYGIGLIKSGPNQDAGKKLIDYLMSTEVQAKVPDMYGIPGRTDVPLAGKNGEAVKRAIAGVKLIPVDWSQVMAKKPVWLERWKKDVIGSSGKQTEVVKPK; this comes from the coding sequence ATGACACTGCAGAATTCCTCGCGCGCCGCTGCCGGCGCGTTCCGCAAGCTTGCGCTGGCTGCCTGCGCCGCCGGCCTGCTGCAAGGCGCCGCGCTGTCGGCGCACGCGGCGAACGCGGTCGTGCTGTACACGGCGGACGGCCTGGAAAACCTCTACCGCGACGTGCTGCCGGCCTTCGAGAAGAAGGAAGGCGTGAAGGTCAACATCGTCACGGCGGGCAGCGGCGAAGTCGTCAACCGCGCGAACATCGAGAAGAACTCGCCGAAGGCGGACGTGATCGTCACGCTGCCGCCGTTCATCCAGCAAGCCGGCCAGATGGGCCTGCTGCAGCCGTACCAGAGCGTCAACTACAAGAACGTGCCGGCGATCGCGAAGGCGGAAGACGGCAGCTGGGCGACGTTCGTGAACAACTATTTCTCGTTCGCGATCAACCCCGAAGTCGTCAAGCAGCAGCCGAAGACGTTCGCCGACCTGTTGTCGCCGAACTACGCGGGCAAGGTCGCGTACTCGAACCCGGCCACGGCCGGCGACGGGATGGCGGTGCTGATCCTGACGACCACGCTGATGGGCGAGGACAAGGCGTTCGACTACCTCGCGAAGCTGTCGCAGAGCGTGAAGTTCCACACGAAGGGCACGGGCTACCTGAACGTGCTGCTGTCGCGCAACGAGATCAGCTTCGCGAACGGCGACCTGCAGATGGATCTCGACGATGCCGAGCACGGCGGCCTGTCGATCAAGCCGATCTTCCTCGCGGCGAAGGACGGCGACCAGCCGACGACGTTCCAGCTCCCGTACGGCATCGGCCTGATCAAGAGCGGCCCGAACCAGGACGCGGGCAAGAAGCTGATCGACTACCTGATGTCGACGGAAGTGCAGGCGAAGGTGCCGGACATGTACGGCATCCCGGGCCGCACCGACGTGCCGCTCGCCGGCAAGAACGGCGAGGCGGTCAAGCGCGCGATCGCGGGCGTGAAGCTGATCCCGGTCGACTGGAGCCAGGTGATGGCGAAGAAGCCGGTGTGGCTGGAGCGCTGGAAGAAGGACGTGATCGGCAGCTCGGGCAAGCAGACCGAAGTCGTCAAGCCGAAGTGA
- a CDS encoding 2-aminoethylphosphonate--pyruvate transaminase, with amino-acid sequence MSATAPILLTPGPLTTSAATRDAMQRDWGSWDAEFNRLTESVCADLVGIARGDAEYVCVPMQGSGTFAVEAALGTLVPRDGVVLVPDNGAYCARILKILGRLGIEAIALPFGEASAADPAAIDAAFARDPRITHVALVHLETSAGILNPLDEIAACCRRHGKRLIVDAMSSFGALPITLDGSGVDALVSASGKCLEGVPGMGFVIVRRDALDACEGRSPSLALDLHDQYAYLRKTGQWRFTPPTHVAAALRVALDQFLAEGGQPARGARYAENCRTLVDAMHALGFEPILDARVQAPVIVTFHAPDDPAYDFKRFYDAVRDAGFILYPGKLTQLETFRVGCIGAIDADDVRRAVAAIAHAIETLGIALRRAS; translated from the coding sequence ATGTCCGCCACCGCCCCGATCCTGCTCACCCCCGGCCCGCTCACCACGTCCGCCGCGACGCGCGACGCGATGCAGCGCGACTGGGGCTCGTGGGATGCCGAATTCAATCGCCTGACCGAAAGCGTGTGCGCCGACCTCGTCGGCATCGCCCGCGGCGACGCCGAATACGTGTGCGTGCCGATGCAGGGCAGCGGCACGTTCGCGGTCGAAGCCGCGCTCGGCACGCTGGTGCCGCGCGACGGCGTCGTGCTCGTGCCGGACAACGGCGCGTATTGCGCGCGCATCCTGAAGATCCTCGGCCGGCTCGGGATCGAGGCGATCGCGCTGCCGTTCGGCGAGGCGTCCGCGGCCGATCCCGCGGCGATCGACGCGGCGTTCGCGCGCGACCCGCGCATCACTCACGTCGCGCTGGTGCATCTCGAGACGAGCGCCGGCATCCTGAATCCGCTCGACGAGATCGCCGCGTGCTGCCGGCGGCATGGCAAGCGGCTGATCGTCGATGCGATGAGCTCGTTCGGCGCGCTGCCGATCACGCTCGACGGCAGCGGCGTCGACGCGCTGGTCTCGGCCAGCGGCAAATGCCTGGAAGGCGTGCCGGGGATGGGGTTCGTGATCGTGCGGCGCGACGCGCTGGACGCCTGCGAAGGCCGCTCGCCGTCGCTCGCGCTCGACCTGCACGACCAGTACGCGTACCTGCGCAAGACCGGCCAGTGGCGCTTCACGCCGCCGACGCACGTGGCCGCCGCGCTGCGCGTGGCGCTCGACCAGTTTCTCGCCGAGGGAGGCCAGCCCGCGCGCGGCGCGCGCTATGCGGAGAATTGCAGGACGCTGGTCGACGCGATGCATGCGCTCGGCTTCGAGCCGATCCTCGACGCGCGCGTGCAGGCGCCGGTGATCGTGACGTTCCATGCGCCGGACGATCCGGCATACGACTTCAAGCGCTTCTACGACGCGGTGCGCGACGCCGGCTTCATCCTCTATCCGGGCAAGCTCACGCAGCTGGAGACGTTCCGCGTCGGCTGCATCGGCGCGATCGACGCCGACGACGTCCGGCGCGCGGTCGCCGCGATCGCGCACGCGATCGAGACGCTCGGCATCGCGCTGCGCCGCGCGTCATGA
- a CDS encoding MFS transporter, translated as MQHTTHTNHAPARPAQAAGTVRRTSARYKILALLAIGTMINYLDRTVLGVAAPQLTKELGINAAVMGIMFSAFSWTYAAMQVPGGLFLDRFGSKITYYWSMTLWSLCTLLQGFVPGVATLFACRLGLGITEAPCFPTNSRVVATWFPQNERAMATGTYTVGEYIGLAFFSPVLFALMGAFGWRSLFWVVGGVGIAFGFVWWKLYHEPHNHPGANKEEIEFIEAGGGLAHGAKKNDRPEQAKFSWRMAGQLLKKRQLAGICLGQFAGNSTLVFFLTWFPTYLATERHMGWLKIGFFAVMPFIAASVGVMFGGIFSDWLLRRGKSANLARKLPIIAGLLLASTIILANYVQSNEAVIAIMSVAFFAQGMAALGWALVSDIAPDGLLGVTGGIFNFAANLAGIITPLVVGFIVASTGSFVGALVFIGVIALIGAASYIFVVGDIKRIVL; from the coding sequence ATGCAGCACACCACCCACACCAACCATGCGCCGGCGCGTCCGGCGCAGGCAGCCGGCACGGTCCGGCGCACGTCGGCGCGCTACAAGATTCTCGCGCTGCTCGCGATCGGCACGATGATCAACTACCTCGACCGCACCGTGCTGGGGGTGGCCGCGCCGCAGCTCACCAAGGAGCTCGGCATCAACGCGGCGGTGATGGGCATCATGTTCTCCGCGTTCTCATGGACCTACGCCGCGATGCAGGTGCCGGGCGGCCTCTTTCTCGACCGCTTCGGCAGCAAGATCACCTATTACTGGTCGATGACGCTGTGGTCGCTGTGCACGCTGCTGCAGGGCTTCGTGCCCGGCGTCGCGACGCTGTTCGCGTGCCGCCTCGGCCTCGGCATCACGGAAGCGCCGTGCTTCCCGACCAACAGCCGGGTGGTCGCGACGTGGTTCCCGCAGAACGAGCGCGCGATGGCGACCGGCACCTACACGGTCGGCGAGTACATCGGCCTCGCGTTCTTCAGCCCGGTGCTGTTCGCGCTGATGGGCGCGTTCGGCTGGCGCTCGCTGTTCTGGGTCGTCGGCGGCGTCGGCATCGCGTTCGGTTTCGTCTGGTGGAAGCTCTATCACGAGCCGCACAACCATCCGGGCGCGAACAAGGAGGAGATCGAGTTCATCGAAGCGGGCGGCGGCCTCGCGCACGGCGCGAAGAAGAACGACCGGCCCGAGCAGGCGAAATTCAGCTGGCGCATGGCCGGCCAGCTGCTGAAGAAGCGCCAGCTCGCGGGCATCTGCCTCGGCCAGTTCGCCGGCAACTCGACGCTCGTGTTCTTCCTGACCTGGTTCCCGACCTATCTCGCCACCGAGCGCCACATGGGCTGGCTGAAGATCGGCTTCTTCGCGGTGATGCCGTTCATCGCCGCGTCGGTCGGCGTGATGTTCGGCGGCATTTTCTCCGACTGGCTGCTGCGCCGCGGAAAGTCCGCGAACCTCGCGCGCAAGCTGCCGATCATCGCGGGCCTGCTGCTCGCGTCGACGATCATTCTCGCGAACTACGTGCAGAGCAACGAGGCCGTGATCGCGATCATGTCGGTCGCGTTCTTCGCGCAGGGGATGGCCGCGCTCGGCTGGGCGCTCGTGTCCGACATCGCGCCGGACGGCCTGCTCGGCGTGACGGGCGGCATCTTCAACTTCGCGGCGAACCTCGCCGGCATCATCACGCCGCTCGTCGTCGGCTTCATCGTCGCATCGACCGGCTCGTTCGTCGGCGCGCTGGTGTTCATCGGCGTGATCGCGCTGATCGGCGCGGCGTCGTACATCTTCGTCGTCGGCGACATCAAGCGGATCGTGCTGTAA
- a CDS encoding shikimate dehydrogenase → MSRPSFLIGLIGQGIGGSLSPAMHEEEGFRQGFGYVYRRIDLDVLGLTADALPQLLAAAEQMGFTGLNITHPCKQRVIEHLDALSDDARALGAVNTVLFKDGKRIGHNTDWSGFAKSFRRGLPGASLERVVQLGAGGAGAAVAHAALQMGAAELAIFDVDASRSRALADELQQRFPAAKVTQGDDLASAMRAATGLIHATPTGMAKHPGLPLPAELLRAGMWVADIVYFPLETELIRAARAAGCATLPGGGMAVYQAVDAFEIFTGRTPDAERMFDHFQALVAR, encoded by the coding sequence ATGAGCCGCCCGTCCTTTCTGATCGGCCTGATCGGCCAGGGCATCGGCGGTTCGCTGTCTCCCGCGATGCATGAGGAAGAAGGATTCCGCCAGGGATTCGGCTATGTGTACCGGCGCATCGACCTCGACGTGCTCGGCCTGACCGCCGACGCGCTGCCGCAACTGCTCGCGGCCGCCGAGCAGATGGGCTTTACGGGCCTGAACATCACGCACCCGTGCAAGCAGCGCGTGATCGAGCACCTCGACGCGCTGTCCGACGACGCGCGCGCGCTCGGCGCGGTCAACACCGTGCTGTTCAAGGACGGCAAGCGGATCGGCCACAACACCGACTGGTCGGGCTTCGCGAAGTCGTTCCGGCGCGGGCTGCCGGGCGCATCGCTCGAACGTGTCGTCCAGCTCGGCGCGGGCGGCGCCGGGGCCGCCGTCGCGCATGCGGCGCTGCAGATGGGCGCGGCTGAGCTGGCGATCTTCGACGTCGACGCGTCGCGCTCCCGCGCGCTCGCCGACGAACTGCAGCAGCGCTTCCCGGCCGCGAAAGTGACGCAGGGCGACGATCTCGCGAGCGCGATGCGCGCCGCGACCGGCCTGATCCACGCGACGCCGACCGGCATGGCGAAGCATCCGGGCCTGCCGCTGCCGGCCGAGCTGCTGCGCGCGGGGATGTGGGTTGCCGACATCGTGTACTTCCCGCTCGAAACCGAGCTGATCCGGGCGGCGCGCGCGGCGGGCTGCGCGACGCTGCCGGGCGGCGGAATGGCGGTCTACCAGGCCGTCGACGCGTTCGAGATCTTCACCGGACGCACGCCCGACGCCGAGCGGATGTTCGACCACTTTCAGGCGCTCGTTGCGCGCTGA
- the aroQ gene encoding type II 3-dehydroquinate dehydratase, which produces MSKRKVLVLNGPNLNLLGTREPHIYGAETLADLEQRCRAAADTLGLEIDFRQSNAEHQLIDWLHAARHDTDGVVINPAAYTHTSVALADALSAIAKPVIEVHISNVHRREPFRHHSYVSAIAEAVICGCGTEGYVFALQRMSTILSQGAAR; this is translated from the coding sequence ATGAGCAAGCGCAAGGTCCTGGTGCTGAACGGCCCGAACCTGAATCTGCTGGGGACGCGTGAACCCCACATCTACGGCGCGGAAACGCTCGCCGACCTCGAGCAGCGCTGCCGCGCCGCGGCGGATACGCTCGGGCTGGAGATCGACTTTCGCCAATCGAACGCCGAGCACCAGCTGATCGACTGGCTGCACGCGGCGCGCCACGACACGGACGGCGTCGTGATCAACCCGGCCGCGTACACGCACACGTCGGTCGCGCTGGCCGATGCGCTGTCGGCGATCGCGAAGCCGGTGATCGAGGTCCACATCTCGAACGTGCACCGCCGCGAGCCGTTCCGCCACCACTCGTACGTGTCGGCGATCGCCGAAGCCGTGATCTGCGGCTGCGGCACCGAAGGCTACGTGTTCGCGCTGCAGCGCATGTCCACCATTCTTTCGCAAGGAGCCGCGCGATGA
- a CDS encoding bifunctional sugar phosphate isomerase/epimerase/4-hydroxyphenylpyruvate dioxygenase family protein — protein MQRSIATVSLSGTLAEKLAAVQAAGFDGVEIFENDLVYFDGSPADVRNMAADLGLDIVLFQPFRDFEGVSPAQLARNLDRIKRKFDVMHALGTDRILVCSNVSPDTSADDGLLVDQLGALAEAARQAGVVAAYEALAWGRVVKTYGHAWRLVNAVNSPHLGLALDSFHTLSLDDSPDAIADIPGHRIAFVQIADAPKLVMDVIEWSRHFRSFPGQGDFDLARFTARVIEAGYTGPLSLEIFNDGFRAAPTALTAADGHRSLLYLEEQTRAQLARESRAPGAGQPLFAPPAPPAHVGFQFIEFAVDARAAANVGEWLGKMRFRLAGRHRSKDVTLFQHGAASIVLNAERDSFADAFFQQHGLSLCASAFRVDDAKVAFDRAAGFGYAPFSGRVGPNERVLPSVKAPDGSLEYFVDEAPNAPTLYESDFVLTDIDGPSEVGPLTGIDHVCLALPGDALDTWILFFKTAFGFEAERSWLVPDPYGLMRSRAVRSADGSVRIALNASVDRHTAVAESLDRYHGTGLNHVAFRTDDIVKTVAEFAADGVPFLRIPRNYYDDLAARYALPDDVIDTLSAHHLLYDRDDSGGEFLHAYTELVDNRFSLEIVERRGGYDGYGAANAAVRLAAQAQRRK, from the coding sequence ATGCAGCGCTCGATCGCCACCGTGTCCCTGTCCGGCACGCTCGCCGAGAAGCTCGCCGCCGTCCAGGCCGCGGGTTTCGACGGCGTCGAAATCTTCGAGAACGACCTCGTCTACTTCGACGGCTCGCCCGCCGACGTGCGGAACATGGCCGCCGATCTCGGCCTCGACATCGTGCTGTTCCAGCCGTTTCGCGATTTCGAGGGCGTGAGCCCCGCGCAGCTCGCGCGCAACCTCGACCGCATCAAGCGCAAGTTCGACGTGATGCACGCGCTCGGCACCGACCGCATCCTCGTCTGCAGCAACGTGTCGCCCGATACGAGCGCGGACGACGGGCTGCTCGTCGACCAGCTCGGCGCGCTCGCCGAGGCCGCGCGGCAGGCGGGCGTCGTCGCCGCCTACGAAGCGCTCGCATGGGGGCGGGTCGTGAAGACCTACGGCCACGCGTGGCGGCTCGTGAACGCGGTGAACAGCCCGCATCTCGGGCTCGCGCTCGACAGCTTCCACACGCTGTCGCTCGACGATTCGCCGGACGCGATCGCCGACATCCCCGGCCACCGGATCGCGTTCGTGCAGATCGCCGACGCGCCGAAGCTCGTGATGGACGTGATCGAATGGAGCCGCCACTTCCGCTCGTTCCCCGGCCAGGGCGACTTCGACCTCGCGCGCTTCACCGCGCGCGTGATCGAGGCCGGCTATACGGGGCCGCTGTCGCTCGAGATCTTCAACGACGGCTTCCGCGCGGCGCCGACCGCGCTCACGGCCGCCGACGGCCACCGCTCGCTGCTTTATCTGGAGGAGCAGACGCGCGCACAGCTCGCGCGGGAAAGCCGCGCGCCGGGCGCCGGCCAGCCGCTGTTCGCGCCGCCCGCGCCGCCTGCGCACGTCGGGTTCCAGTTCATCGAATTCGCGGTCGATGCGCGGGCCGCGGCCAACGTCGGCGAGTGGCTCGGCAAGATGCGCTTCCGGCTCGCCGGGCGGCACCGCTCGAAGGACGTGACGCTGTTCCAGCACGGCGCCGCGTCGATCGTGCTGAACGCGGAGCGGGATTCGTTCGCCGACGCGTTCTTCCAGCAGCATGGGCTGTCGCTGTGCGCGTCGGCGTTCCGCGTCGACGACGCGAAAGTTGCGTTCGATCGCGCGGCGGGCTTCGGCTATGCGCCGTTTTCGGGGCGCGTCGGCCCGAACGAGCGCGTGCTGCCGAGCGTGAAGGCGCCGGACGGCAGCCTCGAATACTTCGTCGACGAGGCGCCGAACGCGCCGACGCTCTACGAATCCGATTTCGTGCTGACCGACATCGACGGCCCGAGCGAAGTCGGCCCGCTGACCGGCATCGACCACGTGTGCCTCGCGCTGCCGGGCGACGCGCTCGATACGTGGATCCTGTTCTTCAAGACCGCGTTCGGCTTCGAGGCCGAGCGCAGCTGGCTCGTGCCCGATCCGTACGGGCTGATGCGCAGCCGCGCGGTGCGCAGCGCGGACGGCTCGGTGCGGATCGCGCTGAACGCGTCGGTCGATCGCCACACGGCCGTCGCCGAATCGCTGGACCGCTACCACGGCACCGGGCTGAACCACGTCGCGTTCCGCACCGACGACATCGTGAAGACGGTCGCAGAATTCGCGGCCGACGGCGTGCCGTTCCTGCGCATCCCGCGCAACTACTACGACGACCTCGCCGCGCGCTACGCGCTGCCGGACGACGTCATCGACACGCTGAGCGCCCACCACCTGCTGTACGACCGCGACGACAGCGGCGGAGAGTTCCTGCATGCGTATACGGAACTGGTCGACAACCGCTTCTCGCTCGAGATCGTCGAGCGGCGCGGCGGGTACGACGGCTACGGCGCGGCGAACGCGGCCGTTCGCCTGGCGGCGCAGGCGCAGCGCCGGAAATAG
- a CDS encoding AraC family transcriptional regulator: MTTLLAAPSMSLSDTLRYQPDNADFGAMLAHFRLLEPVFDALPDVAFFVKDADGRYALVNRTLAMRCGYKDKRDLLGKTTDEVFPRRFGRSYFEQDMATITAGHQLTDQLELHLYPGRQPGWCLTCKEPLRDAAGKVVGLAGISRDLKAHEGSHPAYSKLADVVQYIQDHYVQPLNLRQLAQMAGMSVAQLERYFHKVFHLTPRQVLLKTRLDAATALLVTHDKVTDVAALCGYTDHSAFTRQFKATVGVTPTEYRMMLQERAG; encoded by the coding sequence ATGACGACCTTGCTTGCCGCACCGTCCATGAGCCTGTCCGACACCTTGCGCTACCAGCCCGACAACGCCGACTTCGGCGCGATGCTCGCGCATTTCCGGCTGCTCGAGCCGGTCTTCGACGCGCTGCCCGACGTCGCGTTCTTCGTGAAGGATGCGGACGGCCGCTACGCGCTCGTCAACCGCACGCTGGCGATGCGCTGCGGCTACAAGGACAAGCGCGACCTGCTCGGCAAGACCACCGACGAGGTGTTCCCGCGGCGCTTCGGCCGCAGCTACTTCGAGCAGGACATGGCGACGATCACCGCCGGCCACCAGCTGACGGACCAGCTCGAACTGCACCTGTACCCCGGCCGCCAGCCGGGCTGGTGCCTGACCTGCAAGGAGCCGCTGCGCGACGCGGCCGGCAAGGTGGTCGGCCTCGCGGGCATCTCGCGCGACCTGAAGGCGCACGAAGGTTCGCATCCGGCCTACAGCAAGCTCGCGGACGTGGTCCAGTACATCCAGGATCACTACGTGCAGCCGCTGAACCTGAGGCAGCTCGCGCAGATGGCCGGGATGTCGGTCGCGCAGCTCGAGCGCTACTTCCACAAGGTGTTCCACCTGACGCCGCGCCAGGTGCTGCTGAAGACGCGGCTCGACGCCGCGACCGCGCTGCTGGTCACGCACGACAAGGTGACCGACGTCGCGGCGCTATGCGGGTACACCGATCACAGCGCGTTCACGCGCCAGTTCAAGGCGACGGTCGGCGTGACGCCGACGGAATACCGGATGATGCTGCAGGAACGCGCCGGTTGA
- a CDS encoding branched-chain amino acid ABC transporter substrate-binding protein, with translation MKLKVSHVALAAACALSGAHAIAADVVRIGFAAPLTGPQSNYGTDMQKGVQLAIADFNATNPTIGGKPVTFQLDSQDDQADPRTGTTVAQRLIDDNVRGIIGHFNSGTSIPASDLYDRAGLPQISMATSPQYTARGYKTTYRLLTSDAQAGRIVGTYAVKTLHFKRIAIIDDRTAYGQGIADEFAKAVQAAGGTIIKRDFTNDKALDFSAILTNLKGMNPDAIFYGGGDAQSSPMIRKMRQLGIKSAFVTGEMSRSPTFLKVGGTAAEGAIVYMGGLPKEKMPGFAGYAARYKARFNEDVITYSPYSYDGTIALLTAMKDANSTDPKVYAPYLGKVTVKGVSAERIAYDAKGDLKDAPVTIYRVEGGAFKPVDTIAGN, from the coding sequence GTGAAGCTGAAGGTATCGCACGTCGCGCTGGCCGCCGCCTGCGCACTGTCGGGCGCCCACGCCATCGCCGCCGACGTCGTCAGGATCGGTTTCGCCGCGCCGCTGACCGGGCCGCAATCGAACTACGGCACCGACATGCAGAAAGGCGTGCAGCTCGCGATCGCCGATTTCAACGCGACCAATCCGACGATCGGCGGCAAGCCGGTCACGTTCCAGCTCGATTCGCAGGACGACCAGGCCGACCCGCGCACCGGCACGACCGTCGCGCAGCGCCTGATCGACGACAACGTGCGCGGCATCATCGGCCACTTCAACTCGGGCACCAGCATCCCGGCGTCCGACCTGTACGATCGCGCGGGGCTGCCGCAGATCTCGATGGCGACGTCGCCGCAATACACCGCGCGCGGCTACAAGACCACCTACCGGCTGCTGACGAGCGACGCGCAGGCGGGCCGCATCGTCGGCACCTACGCGGTGAAGACGCTGCACTTCAAGCGCATCGCGATCATCGACGACCGCACCGCGTACGGCCAGGGCATCGCCGACGAATTCGCGAAGGCCGTGCAGGCGGCGGGCGGCACGATCATCAAGCGCGACTTCACGAACGACAAGGCGCTCGACTTCTCCGCGATCCTGACCAACCTGAAAGGGATGAATCCCGACGCGATCTTCTACGGCGGCGGCGACGCGCAATCGTCGCCGATGATCCGCAAGATGCGCCAGCTCGGGATCAAGTCCGCGTTCGTGACGGGCGAGATGTCGCGCTCGCCGACGTTCCTGAAGGTGGGCGGCACGGCGGCGGAAGGCGCGATCGTCTACATGGGCGGGCTGCCGAAGGAGAAGATGCCCGGCTTCGCCGGCTACGCGGCGCGCTACAAGGCGCGCTTCAACGAAGACGTGATCACCTATTCGCCCTACTCGTACGACGGGACGATCGCGCTGCTCACCGCGATGAAGGACGCCAATTCGACCGACCCGAAGGTCTACGCGCCGTATCTCGGCAAGGTAACGGTCAAGGGCGTATCGGCGGAGCGCATCGCCTATGACGCAAAAGGCGACCTGAAGGATGCGCCGGTGACGATCTACCGGGTCGAGGGCGGCGCGTTCAAGCCGGTCGACACGATCGCCGGCAACTGA